A single genomic interval of Syntrophobotulus glycolicus DSM 8271 harbors:
- the mtlD gene encoding bifunctional mannitol-1-phosphate dehydrogenase/phosphatase, giving the protein MRFFDKPFTAAIFDMDGTMFDTERLRMDMLKKAARELYGEEMDDGLLIDCLGVSAITAEQMARERYGQNYPYREIRARADEMEREYIHRQGVPVKDGLYNLLERLKKNDVFLALATSSRRAVAEDYLIQAKVYRYFNILVCGDDVAKGKPDPEIFLKAASELMCPPSECLIFEDSPNGLAAAAAAGGIPIFIQDIKEPEPGVKALAFRAYDAMTEFLDDFAPFTPKLPMPKLNEQFPLNDENITAGIHGFGAIGGGYLAPIFSHWDGYTRPRRIIGATRNQLMIHLVNALGKYRIRYESQAYFQTISPVCLIHMDDEAAMCSMYTQSDIIGLALPENAIRQQAGTIASGLRARYASLGKDLTILIAMNKTGAARFVRQHVKSALTSITDTAETEQILARTRFVETVVNRMVMPVSEDFLLSKFQNDLYLLHHNMQDIFDHMNEITRFFLQMAKSSEHKRKKLQTPAWTETEPVNVSKSLSVLRHLSDAVNEVTNTMFIAEPDMPLYAASGSPVVDSLRQVIVVEDIRSLQEIKNKLSNGTHAVIAWYSMLLGYQTIGQGMGDPRVESLARRMMKQEIMPALLKEAPQFDRYIQDFIGSFIKRCRKSFKDRCSRVGRDVLRKLQREERIIGTIRLSQSYGITTDGLEFGAACAILNCVLAEKPVDAEAKKVKSLYAAHHSVADVLSYSGDYHRGLYKGLDREADHGLIMRVQSRFDALRESLDHQTAGRYPHE; this is encoded by the coding sequence ATGCGTTTTTTTGACAAGCCATTTACCGCGGCGATTTTTGATATGGATGGAACGATGTTCGATACGGAGCGTTTGCGCATGGACATGCTGAAAAAGGCGGCGCGGGAACTATACGGCGAGGAGATGGACGACGGACTGCTGATCGATTGTCTGGGTGTGAGCGCCATCACGGCGGAGCAAATGGCGCGGGAGCGTTACGGGCAGAACTACCCTTACCGGGAAATACGCGCCCGTGCGGATGAAATGGAGCGGGAATACATCCACAGGCAGGGTGTACCGGTCAAGGACGGGCTGTACAATTTGCTGGAGCGGCTGAAAAAAAATGATGTTTTCCTCGCACTGGCCACCTCCAGCCGGCGCGCCGTTGCCGAAGACTATTTGATTCAGGCCAAGGTCTACCGCTATTTCAATATCCTCGTCTGCGGGGATGATGTGGCAAAGGGCAAGCCTGATCCGGAAATCTTCCTGAAAGCGGCGTCCGAGCTGATGTGTCCGCCGTCGGAATGCCTGATTTTCGAGGATTCACCAAACGGTCTGGCAGCTGCCGCCGCGGCGGGCGGTATTCCTATTTTTATTCAGGACATAAAGGAGCCCGAGCCCGGCGTCAAGGCCCTGGCCTTTCGGGCGTATGACGCGATGACCGAGTTTCTGGACGATTTCGCGCCATTCACCCCAAAGCTTCCCATGCCGAAGCTGAATGAACAATTTCCGCTCAATGACGAGAACATCACGGCCGGCATCCATGGCTTCGGCGCTATCGGCGGCGGGTATTTGGCGCCGATTTTCTCACACTGGGACGGATATACCAGGCCCCGCCGCATCATTGGCGCGACACGCAACCAGCTGATGATCCATTTGGTCAACGCGTTGGGAAAATATCGGATTCGCTATGAGAGTCAGGCCTATTTTCAGACGATATCCCCGGTGTGCCTGATCCACATGGACGATGAAGCGGCTATGTGTTCAATGTACACGCAATCGGACATCATCGGCCTGGCCCTCCCTGAAAACGCGATCCGACAGCAGGCCGGAACCATAGCCTCCGGGCTGCGGGCCCGTTATGCAAGCCTCGGAAAGGATCTGACAATCCTGATCGCCATGAATAAGACGGGGGCGGCAAGGTTTGTTCGGCAGCATGTGAAAAGCGCCCTAACCTCCATCACGGACACGGCAGAAACGGAACAGATATTAGCCCGAACCCGTTTTGTCGAAACGGTGGTCAACCGTATGGTGATGCCGGTTTCGGAAGATTTCCTGCTGTCCAAATTTCAAAACGACTTGTATCTCCTGCACCATAACATGCAGGATATTTTTGATCACATGAATGAGATCACCCGGTTTTTCCTGCAGATGGCCAAGAGCTCCGAACACAAGAGAAAAAAGCTCCAAACACCGGCTTGGACGGAAACGGAGCCGGTCAACGTGTCCAAGAGCCTCTCCGTACTCCGTCATTTGTCTGACGCAGTGAACGAGGTGACCAATACAATGTTTATCGCCGAGCCGGATATGCCTCTATATGCGGCTTCCGGCAGCCCGGTCGTGGATTCTCTGCGGCAAGTGATCGTGGTCGAGGATATCCGGAGCCTGCAGGAAATCAAAAACAAGCTCTCCAACGGTACGCACGCGGTCATCGCCTGGTACTCTATGCTGCTCGGCTATCAGACAATCGGTCAAGGAATGGGTGATCCGCGCGTGGAGTCGCTGGCGCGGCGCATGATGAAACAAGAAATCATGCCGGCCTTACTAAAAGAAGCCCCACAATTCGACCGGTATATTCAGGATTTTATCGGCAGTTTTATCAAGCGATGCCGGAAATCCTTCAAAGATAGATGCTCACGCGTTGGCCGGGACGTTCTGCGAAAGCTGCAGCGGGAAGAACGGATTATCGGCACTATTCGCCTGTCGCAGTCCTACGGGATCACAACGGACGGGCTTGAATTCGGCGCCGCCTGCGCCATTCTGAACTGTGTACTCGCGGAAAAGCCGGTTGACGCCGAGGCGAAAAAGGTCAAATCCCTGTATGCCGCTCATCATTCGGTAGCCGATGTGCTCTCTTACTCAGGGGATTATCACAGGGGCCTCTACAAAGGTCTGGACCGGGAGGCGGACCACGGCCTGATCATGCGCGTCCAAAGCCGGTTTGACGCCTTGCGGGAGTCTTTGGATCATCAGACAGCGGGGAGGTATCCGCATGAGTGA